GCGGATGGTACTTCCTCATCGCCTGCGAGATCATCACCGTGGGCCCCGTCACGTACAACCTGCCCGGCCTCGGGTACTTCCTGGCGCGCACCACGGAGGAGGGCCGCCTGGGCCATACCTTCGCGGGCATCGGGGTCCTCCTGACGATCATCGTCGTGGTGGACGTCCTCTTCTGGAGGCCCCTCACGGCCTGGTCGACCCAGTTCCGGTACGAAATGGCCGTGTCCTCCACGGAGAGAACCATCGGCGCGGTCCGGAAGCCCCTGAGGGGCGGGCCCGTCGTTCGGCAGGTTCGCATCCTGGCCCGCCGGGGGGCGAGCAAGGCCTGGAGGACCGTGCGCCACGGGGTGGAAGCCGCCGGAGGGTGGATCGGCCGCCGTTCCCTGCCGCGGAAGGTGGGGCGCCTCCTCTGGCGCCTCGTGGGCCTCGCGGCGGGCCTCGGCTTCGCCTCCGTCCTGGTCTGGGCGGGCTTCTCCGTCACGAAGGTGCTGTTGGGTCCGTGGCCTCGGGAGGCGCGGGAGCTCCCCCTGGCCATGGTCTTTTCCACTTTCCGGATGCTGGCGGCCTACCTCATTTCCCTGGCGTGGACCGTTCCCGTCGCCGTGTGGGCCGGGAACAGCCGTCGGGTGATGCAGTTCGTGCGGCCCCTGGCCCAGATCGGGGCCTCCCTTCCCGCCACGGCGCTCTTTCCCCTCATGGTGTACCTGGTGATCCGGTACGCGGGCGGCATGAACGTGGCCTCCGTGCTCCTCATCCTCACCGGGATGCAGTGGTACCTCCTCTTCAACCTCCTCTCGGGGGTGGACGGCATCCCCAGGGAGCTGAAGGAGGCGGCCCTCTCCCTGGGCCTGACCCGCTGGCAGACCTTCCGGAGCCTCACCTTTCCCGCCATCCTGCCGGCCCTCATCACGGGGAGCGTCACGGGCTGGGGCGGGGGGTGGAACGCCCTCATCGTCTCCGAGTACTTCAAGTACGCCCACGAGGTCCACACGGTCACGGGCATCGGAGCGGCCCTCGACCGGGCCACCTACGAACTGGGGGACGTGCGTCTCATGGTCCTGGCGCTCCTCACGATGGTGACGGTGATCGTCCTGATGAACCATTTCTTCTGGAGGCGCCTCTACACCTTCGCTTCCGAGCGCTTCCGCGTAGAACTATGAGCCTGACTGTGTTAGAGTGACTCGGCCATGGGGAATCTCCTGGAACTGACCAACGTGACCCACGCCTTCCCGTACGCCAAGGGCATGCTCCCGGCTTTCGAGGACGTCTCCTTTTCGCTGGCGGAAGGGGAGTTCGCCGCCATCGTGGGGCCCTCGGGTTGCGGCAAGAGCACGCTCATGCGCGTCATCCACGGGCTCATCCGCCCCACGGCGGGCGTGGTGACCTACAAGGGCCGGGAAGTCGTCGGCGTCAACACCGAGCTGGCCATGGTCTTCCAGTCCTTCGCCCTCCTGCCCTGGCTCACGGTCGTGCAAAACGTGGAGCTGGGCATGGAGCCCAGGGGGGTTCCACCGAAGGAGAGGCGCCGCCGGGCCGTTTTCTACCTGGACAAGGTGGGCCTGGACGGCTTCGAAGAGGCCTACCCCCGCGAGCTCTCGGGCGGGATGAAGCAGAGGGTCGGCCTCGCCCGGGCCCTGGCCCTGGAGCCCGTGATCCTCCTCATGGACGAGCCTTTCTCCTCCCTGGACGCCCTCACCGCGGCCTCCCTGCGCGAGGAGGTCATCGACCTCTGGAAGGACCGCGAAATCCCCGTGAACACCCTCATCATGGTCACCCACATCATCGAGGAAGCCGTGGAACTCGCCGATCGCATCCTCATCTTCAACGGGCACCCGGGCCGCCTCGTGGAGGATCGGCCCGTGGACCTGCCGCGTCCCCGGAACCGGCGCGACTCGCACTTCGCCGATTTCGTGGACCGGGTTTTCGAGAAGATCGCCTGAAGGAGCCGGAACATGGACGTGGACCCACTGCCCCAATCCGAAATCAGCAAAGTCCTGGGCCTCCTGGAAATCCTGGAGGACCACGGCGGCAAGGAGGACATCTACAAGCTCGCCCGGGAACTGCACTACGAATCGAGCGACCTCGTGGAGGTCATCCGGGGCGCCGAACTGCTGGGCCTGGTGACGACTCCGGGGGGCGACGTGGAGCTGCTGGACGCCGGGCGCCGGATCAACGCCGGCGACCAGAACGCCATCAAGGCGCTCCTCAAGGAGCGCATGCTCAAGATCCCCATCTTTGAGTACTTCAAGAAAATGCTCGAGGGCGAGGAAGACCACCGGATGTCCAGAAAGGACCTTCTCGACGAACTCGCCCGCATCCTTCCCAAGACCAATCCCGACCAGCAGTTTCACGCCCTCGTGGCCTGGGGGCGTTACGCCGAGATCTTCGGCTACAACCGAGATCACGACCTCTTCTACCTCGACGAGGGTCAGACCCTGGAGTAGCCGCCGGTTTGGCTGGGGAGTTGGGGAGACGGCAGGGGAGTAGCTGAGTAAGCGAGTAAGTGAGTAGGTGAGTAGGTGAGTAGGTAAGTAGGCAAGTAGGGGAGGCGGGGAAGGCCCTTAGGGAGTCCATTTCGGCGTCTCCGCGCCACGCGGTGAAAGCCCATCGCGGGGGGCCACATCCTGAAAGGAAGCCAGGAGGCCGCCCGCCCCGCGGATTTCGCTCCCGTTTCGCGTCCAACGTCTGACGTTTTTCTTTTCTCGTCTGTCTTCTCTCGTGCTAACATGAGCCATGGCGCGTTGTTCGGGCTGCGGGAGGTCCCTCCACGAGGGCCTGCATTCCTGTCCGTCCTGCGGGGGCACGGCGGTTCCGGCGCGCATCGAGCGGGGCCTCCAGCCCCTCCGCGAGCCGGGTGACCTTCTCGAGGGGCGCTACCGAATCGAACGAGTCTTGGGCACGGGGGCCTCGGGCGTGGTCTACGGCGTCATCGACGAACTGGCCCGAACCCGTGTGGCGCTCAAGCTCCTCTGGGACCGTCCCGAGGAGGGAGACGGCACCCTCGAACGGCTGAGGCGGGAGATCAAGGCCTCCCTGCGGGCTCCCCATCCCCACCTTCTCCCGATCCACGACCTGATCCTGGTGGAGG
The genomic region above belongs to Acidobacteriota bacterium and contains:
- a CDS encoding ABC transporter permease subunit, with product MRGNARFFWGLLVVVLVLTGVTQIFEWERPGGPGLPSPELGDLPLYVAHSLIRIVAAYACALLFSLPYGYYAAVRPRAGRILLPILDILQSIPVLGFFPAAVYFFIALAGGSRLGIEMASVFLIFTSQAWNMAFGVYESCSTVPEDLKDAARSLGLGAASTYRSLYFPASIPRLVYNSMLSWAGGWYFLIACEIITVGPVTYNLPGLGYFLARTTEEGRLGHTFAGIGVLLTIIVVVDVLFWRPLTAWSTQFRYEMAVSSTERTIGAVRKPLRGGPVVRQVRILARRGASKAWRTVRHGVEAAGGWIGRRSLPRKVGRLLWRLVGLAAGLGFASVLVWAGFSVTKVLLGPWPREARELPLAMVFSTFRMLAAYLISLAWTVPVAVWAGNSRRVMQFVRPLAQIGASLPATALFPLMVYLVIRYAGGMNVASVLLILTGMQWYLLFNLLSGVDGIPRELKEAALSLGLTRWQTFRSLTFPAILPALITGSVTGWGGGWNALIVSEYFKYAHEVHTVTGIGAALDRATYELGDVRLMVLALLTMVTVIVLMNHFFWRRLYTFASERFRVEL
- a CDS encoding ABC transporter ATP-binding protein, with the protein product MGNLLELTNVTHAFPYAKGMLPAFEDVSFSLAEGEFAAIVGPSGCGKSTLMRVIHGLIRPTAGVVTYKGREVVGVNTELAMVFQSFALLPWLTVVQNVELGMEPRGVPPKERRRRAVFYLDKVGLDGFEEAYPRELSGGMKQRVGLARALALEPVILLMDEPFSSLDALTAASLREEVIDLWKDREIPVNTLIMVTHIIEEAVELADRILIFNGHPGRLVEDRPVDLPRPRNRRDSHFADFVDRVFEKIA
- a CDS encoding AAA-associated domain-containing protein — encoded protein: MDVDPLPQSEISKVLGLLEILEDHGGKEDIYKLARELHYESSDLVEVIRGAELLGLVTTPGGDVELLDAGRRINAGDQNAIKALLKERMLKIPIFEYFKKMLEGEEDHRMSRKDLLDELARILPKTNPDQQFHALVAWGRYAEIFGYNRDHDLFYLDEGQTLE